A stretch of Streptococcus sp. oral taxon 061 DNA encodes these proteins:
- a CDS encoding DeoR/GlpR family DNA-binding transcription regulator has product MLKSERKKLILEELSKHKIVSLEKLVGLLDTSESTVRRDLDELESENKLRRVHGGAELPHSLQEEETIQEKSVKNLQEKKLIAQKAASLIKEKDVIFVDAGSTTAFLVKELERKDITVVTNSIHHAVQLVDKQIPTVIIGGGVKMTTDASIGGVALNQINQLHFDRAFIGMNGVDEGYFTTPDMEEGAVKRAILENAKQTYVLADSSKIGQSCFAKVAPIKRAIVITSKGHELLPAIKEKTEVIEV; this is encoded by the coding sequence GTGCTAAAAAGCGAGAGAAAAAAGTTGATTTTAGAAGAATTGAGTAAGCATAAAATCGTCTCTCTAGAGAAATTGGTAGGCTTGCTAGATACTTCAGAATCAACAGTTAGACGTGATTTAGATGAATTGGAGTCTGAAAATAAACTTCGTCGAGTGCATGGAGGAGCAGAGTTGCCTCACTCCTTGCAAGAAGAAGAAACCATTCAAGAAAAATCTGTCAAAAACCTTCAAGAGAAAAAGTTGATTGCTCAAAAAGCAGCTTCTCTCATCAAAGAAAAAGATGTTATCTTTGTGGATGCAGGAAGTACGACAGCCTTTCTCGTTAAAGAATTGGAGCGAAAAGACATTACAGTGGTAACCAATTCCATTCACCATGCGGTTCAATTAGTGGATAAGCAAATCCCAACAGTCATTATCGGTGGTGGAGTTAAAATGACAACAGATGCCAGTATCGGAGGAGTAGCTCTCAATCAGATTAACCAACTGCACTTTGATCGTGCCTTTATTGGAATGAATGGTGTAGATGAAGGTTACTTTACAACTCCAGATATGGAGGAGGGCGCCGTCAAGCGTGCTATCTTAGAAAATGCTAAACAGACATATGTTCTAGCAGATTCATCCAAGATTGGTCAGTCTTGTTTTGCTAAGGTAGCTCCTATAAAACGTGCTATTGTCATTACAAGCAAGGGTCACGAGCTCTTGCCAGCTATCAAAGAGAAAACGGAGGTAATAGAAGTATGA
- a CDS encoding fructose-specific PTS transporter subunit EIIC: MKIQDLLRKDVMLLDLQATEKTAAIEEMIHSLVEHGYVTDFETFKEGILAREALTSTGLGDGIAMPHSKNAAVKEATVLFAKSNKGVDYESLDGQATDLFFMIAAPEGANDTHLAALAELSQYLMKDGFADKLRQVTSADQVIELFDQASEKPQEPVQALANESGDFIVAVTACTTGIAHTYMAQEALQKVAAEMGVGIKVETNGASGVGNKLTAEDIRNAKAVIIAADKAVEMDRFDGKPLVNRPVADGIRKTEELINLALSGNAEVYRAANGAQASTASNEKQSLGGAFYKHLMSGVSQMLPFVIGGGIMIALAFLIDGALGVPQDSLGNLGSYHELASMFMKIGGSAFGLMLPVFAGYVAYSIAEKPGLVAGFVAGAIAKEGYAFGKIPYAQGGEATSALAGVSSGFLGALVGGFIAGALVLLVKKYVKVPRSLEGAKSILILPLFGTILTGFVMLAVNIPMAAINTGMNNFLGGLEGGSAVLLGVVLGGMMAVDMGGPVNKAAYVFGTGTLAATVATGGSVAMAAVMAGGMVPPLAIFVATLLFKNKFTKEERNSGLTNIVMGLSFITEGAIPFGAADPARAIPSFILGSAVAGGLVGLANIKLMAPHGGIFVIALTSNALLYLVFVLVGAIVSGVVYGYLRKPLEK; encoded by the coding sequence ATGAAAATTCAAGATTTATTGAGAAAAGATGTCATGTTGCTTGATTTGCAAGCAACTGAAAAAACAGCAGCTATCGAAGAAATGATTCATAGCTTGGTTGAACACGGATACGTGACAGATTTTGAAACCTTTAAAGAAGGAATCTTAGCGCGTGAAGCTTTGACTTCTACAGGCTTGGGCGACGGTATCGCTATGCCACACAGCAAAAATGCTGCTGTAAAGGAAGCTACTGTTCTCTTTGCTAAGTCGAACAAGGGTGTTGATTACGAAAGTTTAGACGGACAAGCAACTGACCTCTTCTTTATGATTGCTGCTCCAGAAGGTGCCAATGATACTCACTTGGCTGCCTTGGCAGAATTGTCACAATATTTGATGAAAGACGGATTTGCTGATAAACTTCGTCAAGTAACATCAGCTGATCAAGTCATTGAACTCTTTGACCAAGCATCAGAAAAACCTCAAGAACCAGTTCAAGCTCTTGCAAATGAATCTGGTGACTTTATCGTAGCAGTTACAGCTTGTACAACAGGAATTGCCCACACATACATGGCCCAAGAAGCTCTTCAAAAAGTGGCTGCGGAAATGGGTGTTGGTATCAAGGTTGAAACCAACGGTGCAAGTGGTGTTGGCAACAAATTGACAGCAGAAGATATCCGCAATGCCAAAGCTGTTATCATCGCTGCAGATAAAGCAGTTGAGATGGATCGTTTTGATGGTAAACCATTGGTGAACCGTCCGGTTGCAGATGGTATTCGTAAGACAGAAGAGTTGATCAACTTGGCTCTTTCTGGTAATGCTGAAGTCTATCGTGCTGCTAATGGAGCGCAAGCTTCAACAGCATCTAATGAAAAACAAAGTCTAGGTGGTGCCTTCTACAAACACTTGATGAGTGGTGTATCACAAATGTTGCCATTCGTTATCGGTGGAGGTATCATGATTGCACTTGCTTTCTTGATTGATGGTGCTTTGGGTGTGCCACAGGATAGTCTTGGCAATCTCGGTTCCTACCATGAGCTAGCTTCCATGTTCATGAAAATTGGTGGTTCAGCCTTCGGTTTGATGCTTCCAGTATTTGCTGGATATGTTGCTTACTCAATCGCTGAAAAACCAGGTTTGGTAGCCGGTTTCGTAGCTGGTGCTATCGCTAAAGAAGGTTATGCCTTTGGTAAAATCCCTTACGCACAAGGTGGCGAAGCAACTTCAGCCCTTGCAGGGGTATCATCAGGTTTTCTTGGAGCCCTCGTAGGTGGATTTATCGCAGGTGCCTTGGTGCTCTTGGTTAAGAAATACGTGAAGGTTCCTCGCTCACTTGAAGGTGCTAAATCAATCCTTATTTTGCCACTTTTTGGAACAATCTTGACAGGCTTTGTCATGCTAGCTGTTAATATCCCAATGGCCGCAATCAACACTGGTATGAACAACTTCCTTGGTGGTCTTGAAGGTGGATCAGCTGTCCTTCTTGGAGTCGTTCTTGGAGGAATGATGGCTGTCGATATGGGTGGACCTGTCAATAAAGCAGCCTACGTCTTTGGTACTGGTACTCTTGCAGCAACAGTGGCAACAGGTGGTTCAGTAGCCATGGCAGCAGTTATGGCTGGAGGAATGGTTCCACCGCTTGCAATCTTTGTGGCAACACTTCTCTTCAAGAATAAATTTACCAAAGAAGAACGTAACTCTGGTTTGACGAACATCGTTATGGGCTTGTCATTCATCACTGAAGGTGCGATTCCATTTGGTGCAGCAGACCCAGCTCGTGCTATCCCAAGCTTCATCCTTGGTTCAGCGGTAGCAGGTGGACTCGTTGGTCTTGCAAATATCAAACTCATGGCTCCTCACGGAGGAATCTTCGTTATCGCCCTTACTTCAAATGCTCTTCTTTACCTTGTCTTTGTCTTGGTAGGAGCAATTGTCAGTGGTGTAGTTTACGGTTACCTTCGTAAACCATTAGAAAAATAA
- a CDS encoding DNA translocase FtsK: MERKQAIQRMLISLALAICLIFAALKWGAVGITVYNLIRLLVGSLAYLAIFSLLIYLFLFKWIHKQEGLLAGFFFIFAGLLLIFQAYLVWKLSMANAVFQGTIGQIFKDLTSFQVTSFAGGGLLGVGLYIPVAFLFSNIGTYFIGAILILIGALLMSPWSIYDIADFLSARFAIWMERREQKKQERFIKREEEKARREAEEQARLEKEREEQALLDMQPVDMETGEILSDQPLQEFPPLPEEEWVEPEIILPQADFDYPEEGDYPEEEVFSEEDDDDEEVEVDFSAKKALEYKLPSLQLFAPDKPKDQSKEKKIVRENIKILEETFASFGIKVTVERAEIGPSVTKYEVKPAVGVRVNRISNLADDLALALAAKDVRIEAPIPGKSLVGIEVPNSEIATVSFRELWEQSQTKPENLLEIPLGKAVNGTARSFDLAKMPHLLVAGSTGSGKSVAVNGIIASILMKARPDQVKFMMVDPKMVELSVYNDIPHLLIPVVTNPRKASKALQKVVDEMENRYELFAKIGVRNIAGFNAKVEEFNAQSEYKQVPLPLIVVIVDELADLMMVASKEVEDAIIRLGQKARAAGIHMILATQRPSVDVISGLIKANVPSRVAFAVSSGTDSRTILDENGAEKLLGRGDMLFKPIDENHPVRLQGSFISDDDVERIVNFIKAQADADYDESFDPGEVSETEGDFGSSDDAGDPLFEEAKALVIETQKASASMIQRRLSVGFNRATRLMEELELAGVIGPAEGTKPRKVLQQ, from the coding sequence TTGGAAAGAAAACAAGCGATTCAACGAATGCTGATTTCTTTAGCTTTGGCTATCTGTTTAATTTTTGCAGCTCTCAAATGGGGAGCTGTCGGAATCACTGTTTATAACCTGATTCGCTTACTCGTGGGAAGTTTAGCTTATCTAGCTATTTTCTCTCTCCTAATCTATCTATTTTTATTTAAGTGGATTCATAAACAAGAAGGCTTGTTAGCAGGTTTCTTCTTTATTTTTGCAGGCTTGCTCCTCATCTTTCAAGCTTATCTTGTCTGGAAGCTTAGCATGGCAAATGCTGTTTTTCAAGGAACGATTGGACAAATCTTTAAAGATTTAACTAGTTTTCAAGTAACAAGTTTTGCAGGAGGAGGCTTGTTAGGGGTAGGTCTCTATATTCCGGTAGCCTTTTTGTTCTCAAATATCGGTACCTATTTCATAGGGGCAATCTTAATCCTAATCGGAGCTCTTTTAATGAGTCCATGGTCTATCTATGATATTGCTGATTTTCTTTCAGCTCGATTTGCTATCTGGATGGAGCGCCGTGAACAGAAAAAACAAGAGCGCTTTATCAAGCGTGAGGAAGAAAAGGCACGAAGAGAAGCAGAAGAGCAAGCAAGACTTGAAAAAGAAAGAGAAGAGCAGGCTTTGCTTGACATGCAGCCTGTAGATATGGAAACTGGAGAAATCTTATCAGACCAACCACTGCAAGAATTTCCTCCACTTCCAGAGGAGGAATGGGTAGAACCTGAGATTATTCTCCCGCAAGCTGATTTTGATTACCCTGAAGAAGGAGACTATCCAGAGGAAGAAGTTTTCTCTGAAGAAGATGATGATGACGAAGAGGTAGAAGTAGATTTTTCTGCTAAAAAGGCATTGGAGTATAAGCTCCCAAGCTTGCAACTCTTTGCGCCAGATAAACCAAAAGATCAGTCAAAAGAAAAGAAAATTGTTCGAGAAAATATCAAAATTTTGGAAGAGACCTTCGCAAGTTTTGGTATTAAGGTAACAGTTGAGCGTGCTGAAATTGGTCCGTCGGTGACCAAGTATGAGGTTAAACCTGCAGTTGGTGTCCGTGTCAACCGTATTTCAAACCTAGCAGACGATTTAGCTTTGGCCTTGGCTGCTAAGGATGTCCGTATCGAAGCACCGATTCCTGGGAAATCCTTGGTAGGTATCGAAGTTCCTAACTCGGAAATTGCAACTGTATCCTTCCGTGAGCTTTGGGAACAATCTCAAACAAAACCTGAAAATCTTTTAGAAATTCCTCTTGGGAAAGCAGTCAATGGTACGGCTCGTAGTTTTGATTTGGCTAAAATGCCTCACTTGCTAGTTGCCGGTTCTACGGGTTCTGGTAAATCTGTTGCAGTTAATGGTATTATCGCTAGCATTCTCATGAAGGCTCGTCCAGATCAAGTCAAATTTATGATGGTTGATCCTAAAATGGTTGAGCTTTCAGTTTACAACGATATCCCTCATCTCTTGATTCCAGTTGTGACCAATCCTCGTAAGGCCAGCAAGGCCCTTCAAAAAGTCGTTGATGAGATGGAAAATCGCTATGAGCTTTTCGCCAAAATTGGAGTTCGAAATATTGCTGGTTTTAATGCTAAGGTTGAGGAATTTAATGCTCAGTCCGAATACAAACAAGTACCTCTACCTTTAATCGTCGTAATTGTGGATGAGTTGGCTGACCTCATGATGGTTGCCAGCAAGGAAGTAGAAGATGCTATTATCCGTCTCGGACAGAAGGCGCGTGCGGCTGGTATTCATATGATCCTTGCAACTCAGCGTCCTTCGGTTGATGTTATCTCTGGTTTGATTAAGGCAAATGTGCCGTCTCGTGTGGCTTTTGCAGTTTCTTCGGGAACAGATTCACGTACGATATTGGATGAAAATGGTGCTGAGAAATTACTCGGCCGAGGCGATATGCTCTTTAAGCCAATTGATGAAAACCATCCTGTTCGTCTCCAAGGTTCCTTTATTTCAGATGATGATGTTGAACGTATCGTAAACTTCATCAAGGCTCAAGCTGATGCTGATTATGATGAAAGCTTTGATCCGGGAGAAGTATCTGAGACAGAAGGTGATTTTGGTTCTAGCGATGATGCTGGAGATCCTCTCTTTGAAGAAGCAAAAGCTCTTGTCATCGAGACACAAAAAGCAAGTGCATCCATGATTCAACGCCGTCTTTCAGTTGGATTTAACCGTGCAACTCGATTGATGGAAGAGTTAGAGTTAGCAGGTGTTATTGGACCTGCTGAAGGAACAAAACCTCGAAAAGTATTGCAACAATAA
- the pfkB gene encoding 1-phosphofructokinase — protein sequence MIYTVTLNPSIDYIVRLDKVEVGSVNRMDSDDKFAGGKGINVSRVLKRLDIPNTATGFIGGFTGKFITDTLAEEQIETQFVQVAEDTRINVKIKADQETEINGTGPNVEPEQLEELKAILSNLTAEDTVVFAGSSAKNLGNVIYKDLIALTRQTGAQVVCDFEGQTLIDSLDYQPLLVKPNNHELGAIFGVKLESLDEIEKYARELLAKGAQNVIISMAGDGALLVTSDGAYFAKPIKGTVKNSVGAGDSMVAGFTGEFVKSKDAVEAFKWGVACGTATTFSDDLATAAFIKETYEKVEVEKR from the coding sequence ATGATTTATACAGTCACACTCAATCCATCTATAGACTACATTGTCCGTTTGGACAAAGTGGAAGTTGGTAGTGTTAATCGTATGGATAGTGATGATAAGTTTGCTGGCGGTAAAGGTATCAATGTTAGCCGTGTCTTGAAGCGTTTGGATATTCCAAATACAGCGACAGGTTTCATCGGAGGCTTTACTGGAAAATTTATCACAGATACTTTAGCTGAAGAACAAATTGAAACGCAATTTGTCCAAGTGGCAGAAGATACGCGTATCAATGTCAAGATCAAAGCAGACCAAGAAACTGAAATCAATGGGACAGGTCCTAATGTTGAGCCCGAACAACTTGAAGAGTTAAAAGCCATTCTTTCAAATCTCACAGCAGAAGATACAGTAGTATTTGCTGGATCAAGTGCTAAAAACTTAGGCAATGTCATCTATAAGGATTTGATTGCCTTGACCCGTCAGACAGGCGCACAAGTAGTCTGTGACTTTGAAGGTCAGACCTTGATTGATAGTTTGGATTATCAACCACTTTTGGTCAAACCAAATAATCATGAACTGGGAGCTATCTTTGGAGTCAAGCTTGAAAGCCTTGATGAAATAGAAAAATACGCTCGAGAATTACTGGCTAAGGGTGCTCAAAACGTGATTATCTCTATGGCTGGTGATGGTGCCCTTCTGGTAACATCAGATGGAGCATACTTTGCTAAACCGATCAAGGGAACAGTTAAAAACTCAGTTGGGGCTGGTGACTCTATGGTTGCTGGATTTACCGGTGAGTTTGTAAAATCAAAAGACGCAGTGGAAGCCTTTAAATGGGGAGTGGCTTGTGGAACAGCAACTACATTTTCAGATGATTTAGCAACTGCAGCATTTATTAAAGAAACTTATGAAAAAGTTGAGGTAGAAAAAAGATGA
- a CDS encoding Nramp family divalent metal transporter translates to MSSHKKMSLSEINQSIDTPNNNHFWQNIKAFLGPGALVAVGYMDPGNWITSVVGGASYKYSLLFVILISSLIAMQLQQMAGKLGIVTQMDLAQATAHHSPKWLRYSLWVILELALMATDLAEVLGSAIALNLLFKIPIMIAILLTVLDVFLLLLLMKFGFKKIEAIVTTLILTILAIFTYLVALSHPSFQGIVEGYLPNATLFESPLPGHESQLTLALGIVGATVMPHNLYLHSSLSQTRKINHKDKNDVRKAVRFMTWDSNLQLSLAFIVNSLLLILGAALFFGHASEISAFSQMYNALQDSTIAGAIASSTLSTLFALALLASGQNSTITGTLTGQIVMEGFLHMRLPQWFIRLATRLFALLPVMIVAVVFGHQEKTLDQLLVYSQVFLSIALPFSIFPLIYLTSKKSLMGEFTNAKWNTILGYIVSIILTILNVKLLFDIF, encoded by the coding sequence ATGTCTTCTCATAAAAAAATGTCACTCTCTGAGATTAATCAATCTATCGATACTCCAAATAACAATCATTTCTGGCAAAATATAAAGGCCTTTTTAGGTCCGGGTGCTCTTGTCGCAGTTGGTTATATGGATCCAGGAAACTGGATTACCAGTGTAGTCGGTGGTGCTTCCTATAAGTATAGTCTCTTGTTTGTTATCTTGATTTCATCTCTCATTGCCATGCAACTTCAGCAGATGGCAGGAAAGCTTGGTATTGTAACCCAGATGGACCTGGCTCAAGCAACGGCTCATCATTCACCTAAATGGCTTCGTTATAGTCTATGGGTGATTTTAGAATTAGCCTTGATGGCGACAGATCTGGCAGAAGTTCTAGGTTCAGCGATTGCTCTCAATCTTCTCTTTAAGATTCCGATTATGATAGCCATCCTTTTGACGGTTCTAGATGTCTTTCTCTTATTGCTTTTGATGAAATTTGGCTTTAAGAAGATTGAAGCTATTGTGACAACACTGATTTTAACGATTTTAGCAATCTTTACTTATCTGGTAGCTTTGTCACATCCAAGCTTCCAAGGAATCGTTGAGGGTTATCTACCGAATGCAACCTTATTTGAAAGTCCTTTGCCAGGGCATGAAAGTCAATTAACCTTGGCGTTAGGTATCGTGGGTGCGACAGTGATGCCCCATAACCTCTATTTGCATTCTTCCTTGTCTCAAACTCGGAAAATCAATCACAAGGACAAGAATGATGTTCGAAAAGCCGTGCGCTTTATGACCTGGGATTCAAATCTTCAACTGTCCTTGGCCTTTATCGTTAACTCCCTTCTATTAATTCTCGGGGCGGCTCTCTTTTTCGGCCATGCATCCGAGATTTCTGCCTTCTCTCAAATGTATAATGCCTTGCAGGATTCTACTATTGCAGGAGCTATAGCTAGCTCAACCTTATCAACCTTGTTTGCCTTGGCTTTATTAGCCAGTGGTCAGAATTCGACAATTACGGGTACCTTGACTGGACAAATCGTTATGGAAGGTTTCTTGCATATGAGATTGCCTCAATGGTTCATTCGTTTGGCAACTCGTCTCTTTGCCTTGTTGCCTGTCATGATTGTAGCGGTTGTGTTTGGTCATCAGGAAAAAACCTTGGATCAGTTATTGGTTTATTCGCAGGTCTTTCTTTCAATCGCTCTTCCATTTTCAATCTTCCCTTTGATTTATCTAACTTCTAAGAAATCACTGATGGGCGAATTTACCAATGCTAAATGGAATACCATCCTTGGTTATATTGTTTCCATTATCTTAACAATTCTCAATGTGAAATTGTTATTTGATATTTTCTAA